The genomic window TAGTTGCTCATTCGCTGGGATGCAAACCTCTCGGTCTGCAAGCTCGCCATAGCAAGAATGCTCTAGGTCGGCGGCCAATTCTAGGCGCATGGTCTCCGGATTGATCGCAATCAGATCGAGGTCAAACAGCGAATGGATGTCTGCTCGGAGCAATATGCCATTGCAAACGTGGTTGGTATGAACTCCTTTGTAGGGGGAAATATGCGCGGCTTCTAATGTCCATTCGCAATCGCAACGAGTAACTGCGCACTGGCGATCGTAGGCCTCCAGCAGTTTGTCCCTGAAGATCTGTTGTCCAAGGCGTCGCACCAACTTCGCCAGTGCGTAGCTTCGTGAGTCCTCGGCGTTCAGGATTTCGTATGCCCCGTCTTGCTCCGCTTGATCCCAATGAGGTTGCAGTGACTTCATCAAAGAATTTGAAAACGGTTGACGGATTCGCTCAAGGTTCTGAAGGACTAGGTCAATGATCGCGTCTACAGTTACGCGACTATTCTCGCCCGGTAAGACTCTCGCCGTACCCTTAACAGCTTTCCCCCTTCG from Pirellulales bacterium includes these protein-coding regions:
- a CDS encoding HNH endonuclease, whose product is MAKRLRPVGNGTEDSGLYTGLKLGLQFSNAVLHFLSKHPESRSTDKGIVLPINEARWQELMRKEFPRKTPCKKAWAQTLKSYCNYYNQGTHCLGFDLDNHLDFGQGSREGKQRRGKAVKGTARVLPGENSRVTVDAIIDLVLQNLERIRQPFSNSLMKSLQPHWDQAEQDGAYEILNAEDSRSYALAKLVRRLGQQIFRDKLLEAYDRQCAVTRCDCEWTLEAAHISPYKGVHTNHVCNGILLRADIHSLFDLDLIAINPETMRLELAADLEHSCYGELADREVCIPANEQLQPNRDLLNRRWKHFNEVSESVKCK